In Kordia antarctica, the following proteins share a genomic window:
- a CDS encoding branched-chain amino acid aminotransferase, with translation MSQNIHVTKTTESRASQLDFENIPLGTTFTDHMFICSYEDGKWQQPKIQPLAMIPTHPAAMALHYGQAIFEGMKATVNAAGEPLLFRPEENAKRLNFSARRMGMPEFPEDLFVAALKKIVNMERGWIPPQEGSALYLRPFMYATEPFIGMRAATSYHFIIIASPAGPFFTKRIKLYAETKYIRAAQGGTGEAKAAGNYAAAIRPTEIAKSKGYDQVLWLDAHEFNYIQEVGTMNIFFKINGKFITPSLDGAILDGITRKSVIDILEDNKYVVEQRPITLSEVKEAAANGSLEEAFGTGTAVGIAMIQAIGHDETEIHVSDESPVGQLVMDTINGLRSGKLEDKHNWMVAVNG, from the coding sequence ATGTCACAAAACATACACGTCACAAAAACCACCGAATCCAGAGCCTCACAATTAGACTTTGAGAATATTCCATTAGGAACCACCTTTACCGATCACATGTTTATTTGTTCGTATGAAGATGGAAAATGGCAACAGCCAAAAATTCAACCGTTGGCAATGATTCCAACGCATCCAGCAGCAATGGCGTTGCATTACGGGCAAGCCATTTTTGAAGGAATGAAAGCAACGGTAAATGCAGCAGGCGAACCGTTATTATTTCGTCCAGAAGAAAATGCAAAACGATTAAATTTCAGCGCAAGACGCATGGGAATGCCTGAATTTCCAGAAGATTTATTCGTTGCAGCACTCAAAAAAATTGTAAACATGGAACGCGGTTGGATTCCGCCACAAGAAGGAAGTGCGTTGTATTTGCGTCCGTTTATGTACGCAACCGAACCATTTATCGGAATGCGCGCGGCAACAAGTTATCACTTCATAATCATAGCATCGCCAGCAGGGCCATTCTTTACAAAACGCATCAAACTATACGCGGAAACTAAATATATCAGAGCAGCTCAAGGCGGAACTGGAGAAGCAAAAGCGGCAGGAAACTACGCAGCGGCAATTCGTCCAACGGAAATCGCAAAATCAAAAGGATACGATCAAGTATTGTGGTTAGATGCGCATGAATTCAACTACATTCAGGAAGTTGGAACCATGAATATCTTCTTCAAAATCAACGGCAAATTCATCACGCCAAGTTTAGATGGTGCCATTTTAGACGGAATCACACGCAAAAGTGTGATCGACATTTTAGAAGATAATAAATATGTAGTAGAACAGCGACCTATCACGCTAAGTGAAGTCAAAGAAGCTGCTGCAAACGGAAGTTTAGAAGAAGCATTTGGAACAGGAACTGCAGTTGGAATTGCGATGATTCAAGCTATTGGACACGACGAAACCGAAATTCACGTATCTGACGAAAGTCCTGTTGGACAACTAGTTATGGATACAATCAACGGACTTCGCTCTGGGAAATTAGAAGACAAACATAACTGGATGGTTGCTGTGAATGGGTAG
- a CDS encoding VOC family protein encodes MIDFKLDFLDHVAINVKDMNASVAWYEKVLGLKRYQSPKWGEFPIFMLSGKTGIALFPANSNDPKLDLASNNVKIDHFAFQVSQESFAKAKQHYQDLGLTFTVKDHHYFHSIYTEDLDGHVVELTTLVVDEDAFYKQKI; translated from the coding sequence ATGATAGATTTTAAACTCGATTTTTTAGATCATGTGGCAATTAACGTGAAAGATATGAATGCTTCGGTTGCTTGGTATGAAAAAGTACTAGGTTTGAAACGTTATCAATCGCCAAAATGGGGCGAGTTTCCTATTTTTATGCTGTCTGGTAAAACTGGAATTGCGTTGTTTCCGGCAAACTCAAATGATCCAAAATTAGATTTGGCTTCTAATAATGTGAAAATTGATCACTTTGCGTTTCAAGTCAGTCAGGAATCATTCGCGAAAGCGAAACAACATTACCAAGATTTAGGATTAACATTTACAGTGAAAGATCATCATTATTTTCATTCGATTTATACAGAAGATTTAGATGGACATGTAGTAGAATTGACTACTTTGGTTGTGGATGAAGATGCCTTTTATAAGCAAAAGATATAG
- a CDS encoding Lrp/AsnC family transcriptional regulator produces MRLDQIDLKILKLLQTNSNRTTKSLAEELQMSTTPVFERIKKLEKEGYIDNYVALLNAKKLGLKQTVFIGLTLQGHTRSYLEKFVKQINEFPEVVECHRIAGNFDYLLKLVVEDVEAYEKFIITKLTLLPYLGSVQSYVALSKGKQTHELNLEGL; encoded by the coding sequence ATGAGATTAGATCAAATCGATTTGAAGATTTTAAAGTTGCTACAAACCAATAGTAATCGTACAACCAAGAGTTTGGCGGAAGAACTTCAAATGTCTACAACGCCAGTTTTTGAGCGAATTAAAAAACTTGAAAAAGAAGGTTATATTGATAATTATGTTGCGTTGTTGAATGCGAAGAAGTTAGGCTTGAAACAAACTGTTTTTATCGGACTTACGTTACAAGGTCATACGCGCAGTTATTTGGAGAAGTTTGTGAAACAGATTAATGAGTTTCCAGAAGTGGTAGAATGTCATCGTATTGCTGGAAATTTTGATTATTTGCTAAAGTTAGTAGTCGAAGACGTCGAAGCCTACGAGAAGTTTATCATTACAAAGTTGACACTATTACCATATTTGGGAAGTGTGCAGAGTTATGTCGCGTTATCCAAAGGGAAACAAACGCATGAATTGAATTTGGAAGGTTTGTAG
- a CDS encoding dihydrolipoamide acetyltransferase family protein encodes MPIISVKMPKMGESISEATIISWLKNVGDTIEIDETILEVATDKVDSEVPSPCTGVITEIRFQPNDIVPVGEIIALIDASETANIEQETANDEVKKETLREPKAKTSTVHHSKLDIQYSSNPDAFLSPLIVSIAKKENMTIEEVQSISGTGAEGRIRKSDVFNYLKNRQYPLASRPQAQPKVAKSSYNPPPIKYVEGHDTVVEMDRMRKMIADHMVYSKHTSPHVTAYIEIDVTNMVNWRNTSKIPFQEKYNERLTFTPLFVEAVAKAVIDFPGINASVSEDGKKVIERKDINIGMATALPSGNLIVPVVRNADEKNLKGLAAEVNHLANASRENKLKPEEIQGSTFTISNVGTFGSLMGTPIINQPEVAILALGIIKKRPEVITTENGDEIAIRSMMYLSLSFDHRVVDGYLGGSFLRKVGDYLEAFDPKRKI; translated from the coding sequence ATGCCTATCATATCAGTAAAAATGCCCAAAATGGGAGAAAGTATCTCGGAAGCCACTATTATAAGTTGGTTGAAAAATGTTGGAGATACGATTGAAATTGACGAAACCATTTTAGAAGTAGCGACAGATAAAGTTGATTCTGAAGTTCCATCGCCATGTACAGGTGTGATTACCGAAATTCGTTTTCAACCAAATGATATCGTTCCTGTTGGAGAAATAATTGCGCTTATTGATGCTTCTGAAACAGCGAATATTGAACAAGAAACAGCGAATGATGAAGTAAAAAAAGAAACTCTTCGAGAACCAAAAGCAAAAACTTCAACGGTTCATCATTCAAAATTGGATATTCAATATTCTTCAAACCCTGATGCATTTTTATCTCCGTTAATTGTCAGTATTGCCAAAAAGGAAAACATGACTATTGAGGAAGTGCAAAGCATTTCTGGAACTGGCGCAGAAGGTCGGATTCGTAAAAGTGATGTATTCAATTATTTGAAAAATAGACAATATCCGTTGGCAAGTCGTCCACAAGCGCAGCCAAAAGTTGCCAAAAGTAGTTACAATCCGCCGCCAATCAAATATGTAGAAGGTCATGACACTGTCGTGGAAATGGATCGCATGCGAAAAATGATCGCGGATCACATGGTGTATTCCAAACACACATCGCCACACGTTACCGCGTACATTGAAATAGATGTTACCAATATGGTAAACTGGCGAAATACTAGCAAAATTCCGTTCCAAGAAAAATATAACGAACGATTAACGTTCACACCATTATTCGTAGAAGCTGTCGCAAAAGCAGTCATAGACTTTCCAGGAATCAACGCTTCGGTTTCGGAAGATGGCAAAAAAGTCATTGAACGTAAAGACATCAATATCGGAATGGCAACGGCATTACCAAGTGGAAACTTAATCGTTCCTGTGGTGAGAAATGCAGACGAAAAAAACCTAAAAGGATTGGCTGCTGAGGTAAATCACTTAGCAAACGCTTCTCGCGAAAACAAACTCAAACCCGAAGAAATTCAAGGAAGCACCTTCACTATTTCGAATGTTGGAACCTTTGGAAGTCTCATGGGAACACCAATTATCAATCAACCAGAAGTTGCAATTTTAGCATTAGGAATCATCAAAAAGCGTCCTGAAGTCATCACGACAGAAAACGGAGACGAAATCGCTATTCGAAGTATGATGTATCTTTCATTATCCTTTGACCACAGAGTTGTTGACGGATATCTCGGCGGATCATTCTTGCGAAAAGTTGGTGATTACTTAGAAGCATTTGATCCGAAAAGGAAAATCTAA